A genome region from Flavobacterium sp. CFS9 includes the following:
- the rsfS gene encoding ribosome silencing factor: protein MAKKTVNNDVLLANIIKGIEEVKGNDIDILDLREIDTAVCDYFVICNGSSNTQVNAIVNSIQKTVSKDLKDKPWHVEGTDNAEWVLMDYVHIVVHVFQKHIREYYNIESLWGDAKITTIENKY from the coding sequence ATGGCGAAAAAGACTGTTAATAATGATGTTCTATTGGCGAACATAATCAAAGGGATTGAAGAAGTAAAAGGAAATGATATCGATATTCTTGACTTAAGAGAAATAGACACTGCAGTTTGTGACTATTTTGTCATTTGCAACGGAAGTTCAAATACCCAAGTTAATGCCATTGTAAATTCAATTCAAAAAACTGTATCAAAAGATTTAAAGGACAAACCCTGGCATGTAGAAGGAACCGATAATGCGGAATGGGTTCTTATGGACTATGTACACATTGTTGTGCATGTTTTCCAAAAACACATTCGAGAATACTACAACATCGAAAGCCTTTGGGGTGATGCCAAAATAACTACAATC
- a CDS encoding biotin--[acetyl-CoA-carboxylase] ligase: MKLIKLDAIDSTNDFLKSLSSQDELENFTVVTAENQTKGKGQMGAKWQSEVGKNLIMSVLVRDFVFHNEHVFNLSVIVSLSVIEVLKSLNIPDLSIKWPNDIMSYNKKIGGILIENTLKSDGRIVSVVGLGLNVNQTNFEELPNASSLAVISGSRFEKELLPHLIVAKMKEKIRIWEADAKYLWSVYFNSLFRKGVPMPFRNLENQNFMGIIQGVSPVGKIQILLEDDSVSEFDIKEIQMLY, encoded by the coding sequence ATGAAACTAATCAAACTCGATGCCATAGATTCTACAAACGATTTCCTTAAATCTTTGTCAAGTCAGGATGAACTGGAAAATTTTACGGTAGTAACGGCTGAAAATCAGACAAAAGGCAAGGGGCAGATGGGAGCTAAGTGGCAATCTGAGGTGGGTAAAAACTTAATTATGAGTGTTTTGGTGAGAGATTTTGTCTTTCATAATGAGCATGTTTTTAATCTTAGTGTTATAGTGTCTTTAAGTGTAATCGAAGTGCTAAAATCTCTAAATATTCCTGATTTAAGTATAAAATGGCCAAACGACATTATGTCATACAATAAGAAAATTGGTGGCATACTTATTGAAAATACCCTTAAAAGTGATGGCAGGATTGTGTCAGTCGTTGGTTTGGGTTTAAATGTTAATCAGACTAATTTTGAGGAATTGCCAAATGCTTCTTCGTTAGCAGTGATTTCGGGTAGTCGTTTTGAGAAAGAACTTTTACCGCATTTGATTGTAGCGAAAATGAAGGAAAAAATAAGGATATGGGAGGCTGATGCTAAATACTTATGGTCTGTTTATTTTAATTCATTGTTCCGAAAAGGTGTTCCAATGCCGTTTAGGAACCTCGAGAATCAGAACTTCATGGGAATTATTCAAGGGGTGTCCCCTGTGGGTAAGATTCAAATTCTGTTAGAAGACGATTCCGTTTCTGAGTTTGATATTAAGGAGATTCAGATGCTTTATTAG
- a CDS encoding SRPBCC family protein has protein sequence MNLESPKVTVQKSAQDLFDLLTDVKNFEKLMPDNIAKFEVIGEDAFIFGLKGMPEIKLKMKDKTAPSKIVLGAASDKLPFTLTSNIDTVSDSESAVQLFFEGEFNAMMAMMIKGPISKFIETLANNMTKL, from the coding sequence ATGAACTTAGAAAGTCCAAAAGTTACCGTTCAGAAATCAGCTCAGGATTTATTTGACTTATTGACTGACGTAAAGAATTTCGAAAAATTAATGCCGGATAACATTGCTAAATTTGAAGTAATTGGCGAAGACGCTTTTATTTTTGGCTTGAAAGGCATGCCGGAAATAAAACTTAAAATGAAAGATAAAACCGCACCAAGCAAAATTGTTTTGGGAGCTGCGAGCGATAAACTTCCATTTACCTTAACTTCAAATATTGACACCGTTTCTGATTCAGAAAGTGCGGTTCAATTGTTTTTTGAAGGAGAATTCAACGCTATGATGGCTATGATGATCAAAGGACCAATCAGCAAATTCATCGAAACTTTAGCAAATAATATGACTAAACTTTAA
- the pyrE gene encoding orotate phosphoribosyltransferase translates to MIFNKDTAEKTAELLLQINAIKLNPENPFTWASGWKSPIYCDNRLILSFPSIRNYVRDEFAKNIEKQFGKPDVIAGVATGAIGIGILVAESLGLPFVYVRPEAKKHGRQNQVEGFLQKGQNVVVVEDLISTGNSSLMAVEALRNEGANIKGMAAIFTYGFNVAEENFKNANIDLYTLSNYENLLDLAVQKQYISEEQQSTLQEWNVSPSTWGQE, encoded by the coding sequence ATGATTTTTAATAAAGATACTGCCGAAAAAACAGCCGAATTGCTTTTGCAAATAAATGCAATTAAATTGAATCCCGAAAATCCTTTTACATGGGCTTCAGGTTGGAAATCTCCTATTTATTGTGATAATAGGTTAATTCTTTCATTTCCAAGCATCCGAAATTACGTTCGTGATGAATTTGCGAAAAATATAGAAAAACAATTTGGAAAACCGGATGTTATTGCCGGAGTTGCTACCGGAGCAATTGGAATTGGAATTCTTGTGGCCGAAAGCCTTGGATTACCATTCGTATATGTGCGTCCTGAAGCTAAAAAACACGGAAGACAAAATCAGGTAGAAGGTTTTTTACAAAAAGGTCAAAATGTTGTCGTAGTAGAAGATTTAATCAGTACAGGAAACAGTAGTTTGATGGCTGTGGAAGCTTTACGCAACGAAGGAGCTAATATTAAAGGAATGGCAGCCATTTTTACCTATGGTTTTAATGTTGCTGAAGAAAACTTTAAAAATGCTAATATTGATTTGTATACGTTAAGCAATTACGAAAACTTATTGGATCTAGCGGTTCAAAAACAATACATCAGCGAAGAACAACAATCTACCCTGCAAGAATGGAACGTGAGTCCATCCACCTGGGGACAGGAGTAA
- a CDS encoding NUDIX hydrolase codes for MYKVFVNDKPLFLTNEISRETNFQLFLLESIDIEQLIVKIFQNKIQKAYLYHPDEKEIMKTLKAKIPVSKAGGGFVYNKRGEVLFIFRNGKWDLPKGGIEKGEEIEATAIREVEEETGVSQLRITNKLQKTYHVFKRNGKYKLKITHWFEMHTDFEGTPHGQAEEGIEKVAWLNPEQIKEALKNSYENIKLLFEEESEIKVE; via the coding sequence ATGTATAAAGTTTTTGTGAACGACAAACCACTTTTTTTGACAAATGAAATCTCGAGAGAGACTAATTTTCAATTATTCTTGTTAGAGAGTATTGATATCGAGCAGCTTATAGTGAAAATCTTTCAAAATAAAATTCAAAAAGCTTATTTGTATCATCCTGACGAAAAGGAGATTATGAAGACCTTAAAAGCAAAAATTCCTGTAAGTAAAGCTGGGGGAGGTTTTGTGTACAATAAAAGAGGTGAAGTTTTATTTATCTTCAGAAATGGAAAGTGGGATTTGCCTAAAGGCGGAATCGAGAAGGGGGAAGAAATTGAGGCTACGGCTATTCGTGAGGTGGAAGAAGAAACAGGCGTGAGTCAGCTTCGTATTACCAATAAACTTCAAAAGACGTATCATGTTTTTAAGCGTAACGGAAAGTACAAACTTAAAATCACGCATTGGTTTGAAATGCATACTGACTTTGAAGGGACTCCTCATGGTCAGGCTGAAGAAGGGATTGAAAAAGTAGCGTGGTTAAATCCGGAACAAATAAAAGAAGCTTTGAAAAACTCTTACGAAAACATTAAGTTGTTATTTGAAGAGGAAAGCGAAATTAAAGTAGAGTAA
- a CDS encoding DUF4287 domain-containing protein produces the protein MSFQAYLKTIKEKTGNGPAEFRALAEQKAFTQEGKLKPEVKAGDIVNWLKADYELGQGHAMAIYALLKGIKDENSQ, from the coding sequence ATGTCATTTCAAGCGTATTTAAAAACAATCAAAGAGAAAACAGGCAATGGTCCGGCCGAATTTAGAGCTTTAGCAGAACAAAAAGCATTCACTCAGGAGGGAAAACTCAAACCCGAAGTAAAAGCCGGAGATATTGTGAACTGGCTTAAAGCGGATTACGAATTAGGACAAGGACATGCAATGGCAATTTATGCTTTACTAAAAGGTATTAAAGACGAAAATAGCCAGTAA
- a CDS encoding M14 family metallopeptidase: protein MKLFTFLLSLFTLTLFAQNNKKYETFFEKGNGNQSATYQETIQYYKLLAQDFPTIQIKEMGLTDSGEPLHMITYNPEREFDFEKIQKNKAVLFINNGIHAGEPDGIDATMQFYRDLATGKIKAPKNTVLVTIPVYNIGGALNRNSTTRANQDGPEIYGFRGNARNYDLNRDLMKSDTRNTKSFVEIFQKINPDVFIDNHVSNGSDYQYKLTYIMTQHNKLGTVLGDFMNTQMMPALVKDLQQKKIETTPYVDSFKDTPDKGFGQFVDSPRYTTGYTSLFNTIGFVVETHMLKKYAERVKMTYEYTKSTLDYTDANYQKIKDLRVKNLEQYQPKKSYTLKWELDSTKATTFPFLGYEAAYKKSEATTGNRLYYDRSKPYKKDVPYIKEFKSVKDVVIPSAYIIPRGYWNIIDLLKNNNISFTQLKNDTIIEVESYKIADFKTVPSAYEGHYLHRNTTVTSKIVKVAFAKGDYIVPTNQKGVKYILEAFEPEGVDSFFNWNFFDTILQQKEHYSSYIFEDTAAKLLKENSTLKAELENKKQTDPEFAKNPEAQLDWIYKHSAYYEKAHLQYPVYRVL from the coding sequence ATGAAACTTTTTACATTTCTCCTTTCTCTTTTCACCTTAACCCTTTTCGCTCAAAACAATAAAAAATATGAGACTTTCTTTGAAAAAGGAAACGGAAATCAATCCGCTACGTATCAGGAAACGATTCAATATTACAAACTTTTAGCGCAAGATTTCCCAACGATTCAAATCAAAGAAATGGGACTAACCGATTCCGGAGAGCCTTTACACATGATCACTTACAATCCTGAAAGAGAGTTTGATTTTGAGAAAATTCAAAAGAACAAAGCCGTGCTTTTTATCAATAATGGCATTCATGCCGGAGAACCTGACGGAATCGATGCCACCATGCAATTCTACAGAGATCTGGCAACAGGAAAAATAAAAGCCCCAAAAAATACCGTCTTGGTTACCATACCCGTTTACAATATTGGAGGTGCACTAAACCGAAATTCGACCACAAGAGCCAATCAGGATGGTCCTGAAATTTATGGTTTCAGAGGAAATGCCCGCAACTACGATTTGAATCGTGACTTAATGAAATCCGATACGCGAAACACCAAAAGTTTTGTAGAAATTTTTCAGAAAATAAATCCCGACGTTTTTATTGACAATCATGTGAGTAACGGTTCTGATTATCAATACAAACTAACCTATATCATGACGCAGCACAACAAACTGGGAACCGTTTTAGGTGATTTTATGAATACCCAAATGATGCCGGCTCTGGTAAAAGATTTACAGCAAAAGAAAATTGAAACAACCCCATACGTAGATTCGTTTAAAGACACTCCGGACAAAGGTTTTGGTCAGTTTGTGGATAGTCCACGATATACAACGGGTTATACTTCACTATTCAACACCATTGGTTTTGTGGTTGAAACACACATGCTGAAAAAATATGCCGAACGTGTAAAAATGACTTACGAATACACAAAATCTACTTTAGATTACACCGATGCGAATTACCAAAAAATAAAAGATTTAAGAGTAAAGAATTTAGAACAATACCAGCCTAAAAAATCTTACACTTTAAAATGGGAGCTGGACAGCACCAAAGCTACCACCTTTCCGTTCCTGGGTTATGAAGCAGCTTATAAAAAAAGCGAGGCTACAACCGGAAATCGCTTGTACTACGATCGAAGTAAACCGTATAAAAAAGACGTACCTTATATCAAAGAATTCAAATCAGTAAAAGACGTTGTTATACCTTCTGCTTATATCATTCCACGTGGTTACTGGAATATAATTGACCTTTTGAAGAACAACAACATCTCGTTTACCCAACTTAAAAACGACACCATCATTGAAGTGGAAAGCTATAAAATTGCCGATTTTAAAACCGTCCCGTCTGCATACGAAGGACATTATTTACACCGAAATACGACTGTAACTTCTAAAATCGTTAAAGTGGCTTTCGCCAAAGGAGATTATATCGTGCCAACCAACCAAAAAGGTGTAAAATATATTCTGGAAGCCTTTGAACCCGAAGGTGTTGATTCGTTCTTCAACTGGAACTTTTTTGATACCATTTTACAGCAAAAAGAACATTACTCAAGCTACATTTTTGAAGATACTGCGGCTAAACTCCTAAAAGAAAACTCAACTTTAAAAGCCGAACTGGAAAATAAAAAACAAACTGATCCTGAATTTGCTAAAAATCCGGAGGCGCAATTAGACTGGATTTACAAACATTCGGCCTATTATGAAAAGGCGCATTTGCAGTACCCTGTTTATAGGGTTTTGTAG
- a CDS encoding PLP-dependent aminotransferase family protein yields MLRPWQLEIQLNANDAKAIYLQIADAIIEAIQTGMLNSGNALPGSRQLAGLLKVNRNTVIEALDVLIAEGWLITLERKGTFVADILPLTSKSIDQKQKVNYTEEEKQPLIVFDDGIPDSRIAPMNELARAYRQIFNRKSRWQIMGYSTEYGNLEFRKAIVQMLNFKRGMNVTPDQICITRGSQMAMYLTSNCLLSKDDYVMVENPGYQAAWETFQSSGAKLLPVNVDKEGLQVDEVEAYLKKFNNIKAIYVTPHHQFPTTVTLSLKRRLKLIELSNQYGFTIIEDDYDHEFHFGQRPVLPISSYSNAKNTVYIGTLSKIVAPALRIGYLVSDRETILKVGKHRKIIDVQGDNIMEEAVLQLINEGEIKRHLKRTTLIYKAKRDYFETICNKYLKDKTSFTKPEGGLAFWIIPNSPVNISEIANKLLLKGIKIITPEKFSFNQPVQGFRLGYASLTEKQIEDGIVELAKLL; encoded by the coding sequence TTAGAAATTCAACTCAACGCAAATGATGCAAAAGCCATTTATCTGCAAATCGCTGATGCAATCATAGAGGCCATTCAAACCGGAATGCTCAACAGCGGTAATGCACTGCCCGGCAGCCGACAGCTTGCAGGCTTGCTAAAAGTCAACCGAAATACTGTGATTGAAGCTTTAGACGTCTTAATCGCCGAAGGCTGGCTCATTACATTAGAAAGAAAAGGAACTTTCGTAGCCGACATTCTGCCACTGACGTCCAAAAGTATCGATCAAAAGCAAAAAGTAAACTATACCGAGGAAGAAAAGCAGCCTCTTATCGTTTTTGATGATGGAATCCCCGATAGCCGAATTGCACCAATGAACGAACTCGCCAGAGCCTACCGACAGATTTTTAACCGAAAATCGCGTTGGCAGATCATGGGATACAGTACCGAATATGGAAATCTGGAGTTTCGAAAAGCCATTGTACAGATGCTCAATTTTAAAAGAGGCATGAATGTTACTCCGGATCAAATTTGCATCACACGTGGGAGCCAGATGGCAATGTACCTAACCTCCAACTGCTTATTATCAAAAGACGATTACGTAATGGTCGAAAACCCGGGGTATCAGGCCGCTTGGGAAACATTTCAAAGCAGTGGAGCTAAATTACTCCCAGTAAATGTCGACAAAGAAGGCTTACAGGTTGATGAGGTCGAAGCCTATCTGAAAAAATTCAACAACATAAAAGCAATATACGTAACACCGCATCATCAATTTCCAACCACAGTTACCCTAAGCCTCAAACGAAGATTAAAACTCATCGAATTGTCCAATCAATACGGCTTTACCATTATTGAAGACGATTATGATCATGAATTTCATTTTGGACAAAGACCGGTTCTTCCTATTTCAAGTTACAGCAATGCCAAAAACACGGTTTACATAGGTACTCTGAGTAAAATTGTAGCACCAGCCTTACGAATCGGATATTTGGTAAGTGATCGGGAAACCATTTTAAAAGTGGGCAAACACCGAAAAATAATTGATGTACAGGGTGATAACATTATGGAAGAAGCCGTTTTACAACTCATAAATGAAGGCGAGATCAAAAGGCATCTTAAACGAACAACCCTTATTTACAAAGCAAAACGCGACTATTTTGAAACGATTTGCAACAAATACCTCAAAGACAAAACCTCTTTTACTAAACCTGAAGGAGGCCTCGCATTTTGGATAATTCCAAACTCACCCGTTAACATTTCTGAAATTGCAAACAAGTTGCTGCTTAAAGGAATCAAAATAATAACACCCGAGAAATTCAGTTTTAACCAACCTGTACAAGGCTTTAGGCTTGGCTATGCCTCTTTAACCGAAAAACAAATCGAAGACGGAATCGTCGAACTTGCTAAGTTGTTGTGA